In the genome of Mytilus edulis chromosome 3, xbMytEdul2.2, whole genome shotgun sequence, one region contains:
- the LOC139516902 gene encoding salivary peroxidase/catechol oxidase-like: MDVRFGFILVFVLLLQTVDAELKKSSLTKIEDVLESVFFGRRKLSEFRKLNPLSNKDANLQHQIAPVKSGRSHQMESDAIIKHEATRHLMEKTGKTAAELMEDEVINTAFRELVCPSSTVRCTPSEYRTMDGSCNNRNNPEWGRSFTAQRRFLQPVYAPGDLPRNSRNLPSARKISNDIFKATETLHDRQYSGLVMAWGQLIDHDITKTPTAGDIDCCDTANANNPICFPIDVPEGDERFSNCLNFVRSAAATSSTINGCLNDKREQINELTAFIDGGMLYGASDDELSLLRDQTNTYLLKTKEPGNLLPTGTSFCLITDDQNNDYCQHAGDNRVNVIPTLGAVHTLLVREHNRIAEGLNNLNRQWSNGKVFDETRKIMGAIIQHVTYNEWLPIVIGDQHMDQYNLKSSERGHVSSYDSNLDPSIRNSFAAAALRYAHSLIMPTQAYLDRTYRNEESFSLETQQLNPHMVVQENGRRLEDLVRWTTYKPCMTSDRMFEDGIRNNLFGISDLPARNVQRGRDHGLPSYNEFRSFCGLPRANNFNTGRNRGGLRDHSRENARLLEQTYQSINDIDLFVGAITERLAPGADVGPTFACLIAKQFDVLKRGDSFWYENQGQQGFSEAKVNAIKRVRLSSLLCEHFGLATIQPDPFKIEREGRCPGSSDIEDNCMVRCSEMRLLDLRPWRV, translated from the exons ATGGATGTTCGATTCGGATTCATATTAGTGTTTGTCTTGCTTCTCCAGACTGTGGATGCCGAACTGAAAAAATCGTCATTGACCAAGATAGAAGATGTATTAGAATCAGTATTTTTTGGCAGAAGAAAACTTTCAGAATTTCGTAAACTGAATCCATTAAGTAATAAAG ATGCCAACCTGCAACACCAAATAGCTCCAGTTAAATCTGGTCGTTCACACCAAATGGAGTCAGATGCTATAATTAAACATGAAGCTACAAGACATTTAATGGAAAA AACAGGGAAGACAGCAGCTGAGCTGATGGAAGACGAAGTAATTAATACTGCCTTCAGAGAACTTGTATGTCCCTCATCAACGGTCAGATGCACACCGTCAGAATACAGAACAATGGATGGGTCCTGTAACAATAGGAATAATCCAGAATGGGGCCGGTCCTTTACTGCTCAGAGGAGATTCCTTCAACCGGTTTATG CTCCCGGTGACCTGCCAAGAAATTCAAGAAACCTTCCTTCAGCAAGGAAAATAAGTAACGATATATTCAAAGCCACAGAAACTCTCCATGATAGACAATATTCTGGACTTGTTATGGCATGGGGACAACTCATAGACCATGATATTACTAAAACCCCAACAGCAG GAGATATTGACTGCTGTGACACAGCAAATGCAAACAA TCCAATCTGCTTCCCTATTGACGTACCTGAAGGCGATGAACGTTTTTCAAATTGTCTCAATTTTGTTCGATCAGCAGCAGCAACATCTTCGACAATAAATGGATGTTTGAATG ATAAAAGAGAACAAATCAATGAACTCACAGCCTTTATAGATGGTGGAATGTTGTATGGGGCATCTGATGACGAACTTTCACTTCTCAGGGATCAAACCAATACAT ATTTGCTGAAAACAAAGGAACCTGGAAACTTACTACCCACTGGAACAAGTTTTTGTCTGATAACAGACGACCAAAATAATGATTATTGCCAGCACGCAG GAGATAATAGAGTAAACGTTATTCCAACGCTTGGTGCTGTGCATACTCTATTGGTTAGAGAACACAACAGAATAGCCGAGGGACTAAACAATCTAAATAGACAATGGAGTAACGGCAAGGTGTTTGACGAGACCAGAAAGATTATGGGAGCTATTATTCAGCATGTGACGTACAATGAATGGCTTCCGATAGTCATCGGTGATCAGCACATGGACCAATACAATCTAAAATCTTCCGAAAGAGGCCATGTCAGTTCATACGATTCTAATTTAGATCCTTCTATACGAAACTCATTTGCTGCTGCTGCCCTGAGGTATGCGCATTCTTTGATCATGCCAACACAAGCATACCTCGACAGAACCTACCGGAATGAAGAGAGTTTTAGTCTCGAGACTCAGCAGTTAAATCCACACATGGTTGTTCAAGAAAATGGTAGACGATTGGAGGATCTTGTGAGATGGACCACTTACAAACCATGTATGACATCAGATAG AATGTTTGAAGATGGAATACGTAATAATTTATTTGGCATATCAGATTTGCCTGCAAGGAATGTGCAACGCGGACGAGACCACGGACTACCTTCTTACAACGAGTTTAGATCATTTTGTGGCTTACCACGGGCTAACAATTTCAACACTGGACGAAATCGTGGTGGGTTACGTGACCATTCCCGAGAAAACGCAAGACTATTGGAACAAACATATCA ATCGATTAATGATATAGATCTGTTCGTTGGTGCTATCACAGAAAGACTTGCACCGGGTGCTGACGTTGGTCCAACATTCGCATGCTTGATTGCCAAACAGTTTGATGTGTTAAAGAGAGGTGATTCGTTCTGGTATGAAAACCAAGGACAACAAGGGTTTTCTGAAG CAAAGGTTAATGCCATAAAGAGAGTGAGACTTTCCAGTCTGCTGTGTGAACATTTTGGTTTAGCTACCATCCAGCCTGACCCATTCAAAATAGAAAGAGAAGGGAGATGTCCAGGGTCATC AGATATAGAAGACAACTGTATGGTTAGATGTTCAGAGATGAGACTCTTAGACTTGAGGCCATGGAGAGTGTAA